In Gossypium hirsutum isolate 1008001.06 chromosome D06, Gossypium_hirsutum_v2.1, whole genome shotgun sequence, one genomic interval encodes:
- the LOC107891168 gene encoding LOB domain-containing protein 1 produces the protein MEHNEKCAQSQSCSSSPRFPSPNSQSPPPPPPPPASPSLPPPPTPTVVLSPCAACKILRRRCVEKCVLAPYFPPTEPYKFTIAHRVFGASNIIKSLQELPESQRADAVSSMVYEASARIRDPVYGCAGAICQLQKQVSELQAQLAKAQAEIVTMQCQQANLLAIILEMSQSKEANISQHQPYNMDTTCFLDDNNLGSAWEPLWT, from the exons ATGGAACACAACGAAAAATGCGCCCAATCTCAATCCTGTTCTTCTTCACCACGTTTTCCATCCCCTAACTCTCAATctcctcctccaccaccaccGCCACCAGCTTCTCCTTCTCTTCCTCCCCCGCCGACGCCTACGGTTGTTCTCAGCCCTTGCGCTGCCTGCAAAATCCTTCGCCGCCGCTGCGTCGAAAAGTGTGTTTTAGCTCCTTATTTCCCTCCAACCGAACCTTATAAATTCACCATTGCTCATCGAGTTTTTGGAGCTAGTAATATCATCAAGTCTTTAcag GAACTACCGGAGTCACAAAGAGCCGACGCTGTAAGCAGCATGGTATACGAGGCGAGCGCTCGAATCCGCGACCCCGTGTACGGCTGCGCCGGGGCGATTTGCCAACTTCAAAAACAAGTGAGCGAGCTCCAAGCCCAACTAGCCAAAGCCCAGGCGGAGATCGTGACAATGCAATGCCAACAAGCCAATTTGCTAGCCATAATATTGGAAATGAGTCAATCAAAAGAAGCCAATATTTCTCAGCATCAACCTTATAATATGGACACCACTTGTTTTCTGGATGACAACAATCTTGGTTCGGCTTGGGAGCCTCTTTGGAcgtga
- the LOC107891169 gene encoding calcium-dependent mitochondrial ATP-magnesium/phosphate carrier protein 2 — protein sequence MMSKSDPLESNPIRIRFIKEVFSPLELGIKNAAKDLESCWGESNDKRKKFELIAPLSGSDSDWNSKVQIFSVKNRIGVNNRSNHVRSEERMKGLSIKVPMDVIGMFSPENELNDKKVEAVRKGLKGKYVDTVEGTCMNRLLFAANWSVLVNRFVEAIPSSYKSGKKWLRKMDKNKGCLSSCTRDMESKALFEFKPGESRALVISSNEGLEHNHDRENVLFECFIGFAFDQLTQNLQKLDYLKAVASIWDGRKVDVNGFLGNLKFARVGGVPSGLVGVGTGGREETGGNSSQKLASLIRNIPLSDVEHLRLTLLMISPTELTELPLPLGQSLLDHPDKKKLFSVQEFFRYTKSEGRRFFEELDRDGDGQVTLEDLEVAMKKRKLPVKYSREFMRQTRRNPFSKSFGWKQFLSLMERKEPTILEAYTSLCLSESGTLQKSEILASLKNVGLPATEDNAVAMKRFLNAGTEESVSYGHFRNFMLLLPPDRLRQDEPRNIWFKAASVVAVTPPAEVPAISVLKSAIAGGLSCGLSSALMYPIDTVKTQLQASTTLTFLELMSNIPQIGLRGLYKGSIPAILGQFSSNGLRTGISEVSKLVLINVAPNLPDIQVKSMASFLGTVLGTMARLPSEVLKQRLQANLYDNVGEALIGTWKQDGPQAFFRGAGATLCRELPFYVAGMGLYTESKKFTQRLIRRELEPWEAVVVGAISGGLVSVISTPFDVIKTRMMTASGGQNVSMSAVTISILRHEGPLALFKGLLPRFFWIAPFGAMNFAGYELLRKAMDGNKDIATDQVSGNKDISMDQVSENEIS from the exons ATGATGTCGAAAAGTGATCCGCTTGAATCGAATCCAATTCGGATTCGGTTCATTAAAGAAGTATTTTCACCTCTTGAATTAGGCATTAAGAATGCTGCAAAAGATCTTGAAAGTTGTTGGGGAGAGTctaatgataaaagaaaaaaattcgaaTTGATTGCCCCATTGAGTGGTAGTGATAGTGATTGGAATAGCAAGGTTCAAATCTTCAGTGTGAAGAACAGAATCGGTGTTAATAATCGGTCGAATCATGTTCGTAGTGAAGAGAGAATGAAAGGATTGTCTATAAAGGTTCCGATGGATGTTATTGGCATGTTTTCGCCTGAAAATGAGCTGAACGATAAAAAGGTCGAGGCAGTTAGGAAAGGATTGAAAGGAAAATATGTTGATACAGTTGAAGGGACTTGTATGAACCGGTTGCTGTTTGCAGCGAATTGGTCGGTGCTGGTTAACAGATTTGTTGAGGCTATACCGAGCTCATACAAGTCTGGGAAGAAATGGCTTCGGAAAATGGACAAAAATAAAGGGTGTTTAAGTTCGTGTACTCGTGACATGGAATCAAAGGCACTGTTTGAGTTTAAGCCTGGAGAGTCAAGGGCCCTGGTTATCTCGAGCAATGAGGGTTTGGAACATAATCATGATCGAGAGAATGTACTGTTTGAATGCTTTATAGGATTTGCATTTGATCAGTTGACCCAAAATCTTCAAAAGCTTGATTATTTAAAAGCAGTTGCAAGTATTTGGGATGGTCGAAAAGTCGATGTAAACGGATTTTTGGGAAATTTGAAGTTTGCTAGAGTGGGAGGTGTTCCGTCCGGTCTTGTTGGTGTTGGTACGGGTGGTAGGGAAGAAACTGGTGGTAATTCATCACAAAAACTGGCCAGTCTGATACGTAACATTCCTCTATCAGATGTGGAGCATTTGAGATTGACCTTATTGATGATCTCGCCTACGGAATTGACTGAGCTTCCACTTCCATTGGGCCAGTCTTTGCTAGACCATCCAGACAAGAAGAAGTTATTCTCTGTCCAGGAGTTCTTCAGATATACCAAGTCTGAAG gGAGGAGGTTCTTTGAAGAACTGGATAGAGATGGCGATGGCCAAGTAACTTTAGAAGATCTTGAAGTTgctatgaaaaaaagaaaattgccGGTGAAATATTCTCGGGAATTCATGCGCCAGACCAGAAGAAATCCATTTTCAAAATCCTTTGGCTGGAAGCAGTTTTTGTCCTTGATGGAACGGAAGGAGCCAACCATTCTTGAAGCTTATACTTCTCTTTGTTTAAGCGAGTCTGGGACTCTCCAAAAGAGTGAAATACTGGCATCACTTAAAAATGTCGGGCTTCCAGCAACCGAAGACAATGCTGTCGCCATGAAGCGGTTTTTGAATGCAGGCACTGAAGAATCTGTTTCATATGGACACTTCCGCAATTTTATGCTTCTGTTGCCTCCTGACCGACTACGTCAAGATGAGCCTCG GAATATCTGGTTTAAAGCTGCGTCTGTTGTTGCTGTTACACCACCTGCAGAAGTACCAGCTATAAGTGTTCTTAAATCTGCAATTGCTGGGGGTCTTTCATGTGGATTATCTTCAGCTCTAATGTATCCAATCGATACTGTGAAG ACTCAGTTGCAAGCGTCAACCACCCTGACATTCCTGGAACTTATGTCAAACATTCCGCAAATCGGATTACGGGGGCTTTATAAGGGTTCCATCCCTGCAATTCTTGGACAGTTTTCaag CAATGGATTGCGGACAGGAATATCTGAAGTAAGCAAGCTTGTATTGATCAATGTTGCTCCGAACCTCCCTGACATCCAG GTTAAATCCATGGCATCATTCCTCGGTACAGTTCTAGGAACAATGGCGCGTTTACCTAGTGAGGTACTGAAGCAGCGTTTGCAGGCTAATCTTTATGACAATGTCGGAGAAGCTCTTATCGGTACTTGGAAGCAGGATGGCCCACAGGCCTTTTTCCGTGGTGCTGGGGCCACACTTTGTCGTGAGTTGCCGTTCTATGTTGCAGGGATGGGCCTTTACACTGAATCCAAAAAG tttaccCAACGACTTATAAGACGGGAACTGGAACCGTGGGAAGCAGTTGTTGTCGGAGCTATTTCCGGAGGGTTAGTTTCTGTTATTAGTACACCATTCGATGTCATTAAAACTAGAATGATGACTGCATCTGGGGGCCAAAACGTATCGATGTCAGCGGTAACCATTTCTATACTCCGTCACGAAGGGCCCCTTGCCCTGTTCAAAGGGCTCCTACCAAGGTTTTTTTGGATTGCTCCCTTTGGCGCCATGAACTTTGCTGGCTACGAGTTGTTGAGGAAGGCCATGGACGGAAACAAAGACATTGCAACGGATCAAGTCTCCGGAAACAAAGatatttctatggatcaagtctcCGAAAATGAAATCAGCTAA